In Pleurocapsa sp. PCC 7319, the following are encoded in one genomic region:
- a CDS encoding NAD(P)-dependent alcohol dehydrogenase — protein sequence MKTIQLVDNFGIERLKIVEQPQPQLTKKQVLVKIEAVSLNYVDLLVIKGLLNSNLSLPYIPVCDGAGIVEKVGEEVTAFKTGDKVATTFIPDWIDSQPTAQTTDYQTRQGLGNISGQLSQYKCFSANQLILIPSNLTTIEAATLPIAGLTAWNALRYGNLQADNTVLLHGTGGVSIFALQFAKARGAKVIITSSNEKKLQKAQQLGADLVINHQKDANWETTVRNMTEGKGADVIVETVGGSNLERSLNALRMGGYISVVELLDGFKSNIDVLALIHQQATLRGLEVGGTHQFKAMNREIEAKEIHPIIDRVFSWEEIKAAFEYLEKGLHFGKVIVSF from the coding sequence ATGAAAACAATTCAGCTTGTAGATAACTTTGGTATCGAACGTCTCAAAATTGTCGAACAACCCCAACCTCAATTAACTAAAAAGCAAGTTTTAGTAAAAATTGAAGCTGTTTCTCTTAATTATGTCGATTTACTAGTGATTAAAGGGTTATTAAACTCCAATTTGTCATTGCCATATATTCCCGTTTGTGATGGTGCTGGAATAGTCGAAAAAGTAGGAGAAGAAGTTACAGCATTTAAAACTGGAGATAAAGTAGCCACAACTTTTATTCCTGATTGGATCGATAGTCAACCTACAGCACAGACAACTGACTATCAAACCAGACAGGGTTTAGGCAATATCTCAGGTCAACTGAGTCAATACAAATGTTTTTCTGCTAATCAACTTATTCTTATTCCTAGCAATCTGACTACTATTGAGGCTGCTACTCTACCAATTGCAGGACTTACCGCTTGGAATGCTCTAAGGTACGGTAATTTACAAGCAGATAACACCGTATTGTTACATGGAACGGGAGGCGTATCGATATTTGCTCTCCAATTTGCCAAGGCACGAGGAGCGAAGGTAATTATTACTTCTAGTAATGAAAAAAAATTACAGAAAGCGCAGCAGTTAGGAGCAGACTTAGTTATTAACCACCAAAAAGATGCTAATTGGGAGACAACTGTACGCAATATGACTGAAGGAAAGGGTGCTGACGTAATTGTAGAAACTGTAGGAGGGAGTAATTTAGAGCGATCGCTCAATGCACTTCGCATGGGAGGTTATATTTCAGTTGTTGAGTTATTAGATGGTTTTAAGTCTAATATCGATGTTTTGGCATTGATACACCAACAAGCGACTCTTCGCGGACTAGAAGTAGGCGGAACGCATCAATTTAAAGCCATGAATCGAGAAATTGAAGCTAAGGAGATTCATCCCATAATTGATCGCGTATTTTCCTGGGAAGAAATTAAAGCAGCATTTGAATATCTAGAAAAAGGCTTACATTTTGGCAAAGTAATTGTTTCTTTTTAG
- a CDS encoding LysR family transcriptional regulator: MELRQLKYFVAVAEELNFRRAAEKLYIQQPPLSRQIRQLETELGVELFHRTKRSVSLTEAGQALLNEARLTLAQAQRAVNAAQQAQTNKLTIGFSLCAFDRVLPEIITMFRQQYPENRVNLTEVSKEKQIQALLNNQIDIGFCYAPITQPELASLTILSEPLVVVLPSDHFLAVRARSPAYMRTSPLCSQGCRNERRDDSTGWH, translated from the coding sequence ATGGAATTGCGACAGCTTAAGTATTTTGTAGCGGTAGCAGAAGAGCTGAATTTTCGCCGTGCAGCCGAGAAACTTTACATACAACAACCACCCCTAAGTCGCCAGATTCGTCAGCTAGAGACCGAACTGGGGGTAGAGCTATTTCATCGCACTAAGCGCAGTGTTTCTCTCACCGAAGCAGGACAAGCTTTATTAAATGAGGCGAGACTGACTCTGGCTCAAGCACAACGAGCCGTAAATGCAGCCCAACAAGCGCAAACTAACAAATTAACTATCGGATTTTCCCTTTGTGCCTTTGATCGCGTTTTGCCCGAAATAATTACAATGTTTCGCCAACAGTATCCAGAGAATCGGGTAAATCTCACAGAAGTGTCCAAAGAAAAGCAAATCCAGGCACTTTTAAATAATCAGATTGATATTGGTTTTTGTTATGCTCCCATTACTCAACCAGAACTTGCCAGTTTGACTATTCTCAGTGAGCCTTTAGTAGTAGTGTTACCATCCGATCATTTTTTAGCCGTCCGTGCGAGAAGCCCCGCGTACATGCGGACAAGTCCTTTGTGCTCCCAAGGATGTAGGAACGAACGTCGGGATGACAGCACGGGCTGGCACTAA
- the tnpA gene encoding IS200/IS605 family transposase, translating into MKNDFVSSARSISDMKAHLVLTTKYRRKVLTSAMIDRLKEVVIDLCSKWDCKAIEFNGEENHIHLLFQYYPQMEISKFVGNLKSVTSRKLRQEFSIEINSFYQKKVLWNESYFIASCGGVTISTLKKYIQNQNTPS; encoded by the coding sequence ATGAAAAATGATTTTGTATCAAGTGCTAGGTCGATATCAGACATGAAAGCCCATTTGGTGCTGACAACTAAATACAGGCGAAAAGTATTGACCAGTGCAATGATTGACCGATTAAAAGAGGTAGTGATTGACTTGTGCAGTAAATGGGATTGTAAAGCAATTGAATTTAACGGGGAAGAGAATCACATTCATTTGCTTTTTCAGTACTACCCTCAAATGGAGATAAGTAAGTTTGTTGGTAATCTTAAATCTGTTACAAGTAGAAAATTGAGACAAGAATTTTCTATTGAAATTAATAGTTTTTACCAGAAAAAAGTTCTTTGGAATGAATCTTATTTCATTGCTTCATGTGGTGGAGTTACAATATCAACATTAAAGAAATATATTCAAAACCAGAATACGCCTAGTTAG
- a CDS encoding RNA-guided endonuclease TnpB family protein: MIYNYQYRLRPNTEQKLVLNNWFRICRYWYNHQLGERFDWWERNRSYTDRCPLICHLPELKDKPEFYGQKKQLPVIKKDLLVIGWSGELLDFSSVPSQTLQEVCDRVKKAFARYISGDKNKKRSGRPRFKNTARFKSMVFEGAKLHSCSVGGKWLYIVLPKIGVVNIRHHRPIPNGAKLKSVQVIKKADGWYINLRLLDNSIPDYEPDIIPTWDNTLGMDAVLHKSDYLATSEGVKLPSLKSLRISKSKLAKVSRRKNALKKGSKARRKLAKKEAKLHSSIARARKDHAYNTANALLATGKKVFFHEKLNLKGLMKRNQPKSDGNGHYVPNGQSAKSGLALSWTDAAFAQFFNILKYKAEKAGALVQEVNPAYTSQLLSYKDEFVFTDSSIREYWDEEFKLLIDRDINAGINIKRVGLGLFPTIKRRKGNRVTINSVTNSTLKEVLTILRGFQKPAFCR, encoded by the coding sequence TTGATTTACAACTACCAATACCGACTAAGACCGAATACGGAGCAAAAGCTAGTACTCAATAACTGGTTTCGTATCTGTCGTTATTGGTATAACCACCAATTAGGTGAAAGGTTTGATTGGTGGGAAAGAAATCGTAGCTACACTGATAGATGCCCTTTAATTTGTCATCTACCAGAATTAAAGGACAAACCTGAGTTTTACGGGCAGAAAAAGCAACTGCCAGTAATCAAGAAAGATTTACTTGTTATTGGCTGGAGTGGTGAATTACTTGATTTTTCCTCTGTACCATCACAAACTTTACAAGAAGTATGTGACAGAGTTAAAAAGGCTTTTGCTCGTTATATATCTGGAGACAAAAACAAGAAACGTAGTGGTAGACCTCGGTTTAAAAATACAGCTCGTTTCAAGTCTATGGTGTTTGAGGGTGCAAAACTTCACTCTTGTTCTGTTGGCGGTAAATGGCTATATATTGTCTTGCCTAAAATTGGTGTAGTTAATATTCGCCATCACAGACCAATACCTAATGGAGCGAAATTAAAGTCAGTTCAAGTAATCAAAAAAGCTGATGGCTGGTATATAAATTTAAGATTATTAGACAACAGTATTCCAGATTACGAACCAGATATTATTCCAACTTGGGATAATACCCTGGGTATGGATGCGGTACTTCATAAGTCGGATTATTTGGCTACATCTGAGGGTGTTAAGCTACCAAGTTTAAAATCACTACGTATATCTAAATCTAAATTAGCTAAAGTTTCAAGGCGCAAAAATGCTCTTAAAAAAGGTAGTAAAGCCAGACGTAAACTAGCCAAAAAAGAAGCAAAGCTACACTCCTCAATAGCTAGAGCCAGAAAAGACCATGCATACAATACGGCTAATGCACTACTTGCTACTGGCAAAAAAGTTTTTTTCCATGAGAAGTTAAACCTAAAAGGGTTGATGAAACGTAATCAACCTAAATCAGATGGCAATGGGCATTATGTACCTAATGGTCAGTCAGCTAAAAGCGGATTGGCATTAAGTTGGACTGATGCTGCTTTTGCTCAATTTTTCAACATACTAAAGTACAAAGCCGAAAAAGCTGGTGCTTTGGTTCAAGAAGTGAATCCTGCCTATACCTCACAGCTACTCAGTTATAAAGATGAATTTGTCTTTACTGATAGCAGCATTCGAGAGTATTGGGATGAAGAATTCAAGCTTTTGATTGACCGCGACATTAACGCTGGTATCAATATCAAGAGAGTGGGGCTGGGCTTGTTCCCCACTATAAAACGCCGTAAGGGGAATCGGGTTACAATCAACTCTGTAACTAATAGTACCTTAAAGGAAGTTCTGACTATCTTACGAGGTTTTCAGAAGCCCGCGTTCTGCCGATAG
- a CDS encoding TetR/AcrR family transcriptional regulator: MKSSSNPRQQILETASRLFYQKGIQKVGINEIIATSKVAKRTLYRYFPSKDELIEAVMKHRATEWLYWFETSVGDRGNTPKERLLATFDVLREWYASPDFRGCPFINAVLEIADTSHPAHDVSVRVRESIRLQIKSLAEQAGVKDSEAFSQQYLLLIGGASLMATIEGVDGGAGYAQKALSTLIDSSVK, encoded by the coding sequence ATGAAATCTTCTAGCAATCCTCGGCAGCAAATTCTAGAAACTGCCTCACGACTCTTTTATCAAAAAGGTATCCAAAAAGTAGGCATTAACGAGATTATTGCCACTAGCAAAGTAGCAAAAAGGACACTTTATCGTTACTTTCCCTCAAAAGACGAACTAATTGAAGCAGTGATGAAACATCGCGCCACAGAATGGTTATATTGGTTTGAAACTTCAGTAGGCGATCGCGGAAACACTCCGAAAGAGAGATTGTTAGCAACCTTCGACGTACTCAGGGAGTGGTATGCTAGTCCAGATTTTCGAGGTTGTCCGTTTATTAATGCTGTACTGGAGATAGCTGATACTTCTCATCCCGCTCATGATGTCTCGGTAAGAGTAAGAGAGTCAATTAGGCTGCAAATAAAGAGTTTAGCCGAACAAGCTGGAGTCAAGGATTCAGAAGCATTTTCCCAGCAATATTTGCTATTAATTGGAGGAGCTAGTTTGATGGCTACCATCGAAGGAGTAGATGGAGGTGCAGGTTATGCTCAAAAAGCATTATCTACTTTAATTGATAGTTCGGTTAAATAG
- a CDS encoding carboxymuconolactone decarboxylase family protein: protein MKFTIYTLETGPPESKQALAHAKETFGFIPNLEGISAEAPALLKGSMALWDLFETTSFTAVEQQVIYLTANYENSCDYCMAAHSGLAKAIGMPRKYIEALRNGTPIPDPKLQALRHFTQQMVKTRGWVDDSEIEAFMIAGYTQQHVLEVILGIAIKVIHNYTNHIAKTPLDRQFQSNVWSKPRV from the coding sequence ATGAAATTTACAATTTATACTTTAGAGACTGGACCACCAGAATCGAAACAGGCTTTAGCTCACGCTAAAGAAACATTTGGCTTTATCCCTAATCTAGAAGGAATTTCGGCTGAAGCTCCAGCCTTGTTAAAAGGTTCGATGGCGCTATGGGATTTATTTGAGACTACCAGTTTTACTGCGGTCGAACAGCAGGTAATTTATTTAACGGCGAACTATGAAAACTCTTGTGATTACTGCATGGCAGCTCATTCTGGGTTGGCTAAAGCGATCGGAATGCCCCGAAAATATATTGAAGCTTTAAGAAATGGAACGCCAATACCAGATCCAAAGTTGCAAGCATTACGTCACTTTACTCAACAAATGGTGAAAACTCGCGGCTGGGTGGACGACAGTGAAATAGAAGCATTTATGATAGCTGGATATACTCAACAGCATGTATTAGAGGTAATTTTAGGCATTGCTATCAAGGTCATACACAACTACACTAATCACATCGCCAAAACACCGCTGGACAGGCAATTTCAATCTAACGTTTGGTCAAAACCAAGAGTGTAG
- a CDS encoding nucleotidyltransferase family protein, which yields MKRFTSPLAQQLQTQRQAILRIAQIYGAKNLRIFGSVARGEDDDQSDLDLLVDLEPGRSLFDLGGLAIDLQDLLGCSVDVVTEKGLKQRIRDRVLQEAIEL from the coding sequence ATGAAGCGATTCACATCTCCCCTCGCCCAACAACTTCAAACTCAACGGCAAGCAATCCTTCGCATTGCCCAAATCTATGGAGCTAAAAACCTCCGCATTTTTGGCTCCGTTGCTAGAGGTGAAGATGATGACCAAAGCGACCTCGACCTATTGGTAGACTTGGAACCTGGACGCAGTCTGTTTGACTTAGGTGGTTTGGCGATTGACTTACAAGATCTGCTAGGTTGTTCCGTAGATGTCGTTACTGAAAAAGGACTCAAGCAACGAATTCGCGATCGAGTATTGCAAGAAGCTATCGAACTATGA
- a CDS encoding DUF433 domain-containing protein, translating into MELSEASLQKQIIQKTSGVCGGHARVGNTRIPIWTLVSLRQQGATEQELLHNYPNLTLDDLTAVWGYYFNHKSEIDSIIASIDE; encoded by the coding sequence ATGGAACTCTCAGAAGCATCCCTTCAGAAACAAATTATACAGAAAACATCAGGGGTTTGTGGAGGTCATGCTCGTGTTGGGAATACCAGGATTCCTATTTGGACACTCGTTTCATTACGCCAACAGGGAGCAACAGAACAAGAATTACTACATAATTATCCAAATCTGACTTTAGATGATTTAACTGCTGTATGGGGCTACTATTTTAATCATAAATCAGAAATAGACAGTATTATTGCCTCAATTGACGAATAG
- a CDS encoding DUF5615 family PIN-like protein, which produces MKNFSFYSNENFVLDMVYKLRDLGYRITTSYDAGQANQGISDHEVLNYATQNNFAVITFNRDDFIELHNSGLKHAGIIICKTDRDYEGQIQTLHEYLQTQDSLNNRLIRIKKQNQKGSSKQMFVVQEYFR; this is translated from the coding sequence ATGAAGAACTTTAGCTTTTACTCCAATGAAAACTTTGTTTTGGATATGGTTTACAAGCTAAGAGATTTGGGATATCGGATAACAACAAGCTATGATGCAGGACAAGCAAACCAAGGCATATCCGATCATGAAGTTTTGAACTATGCAACCCAAAATAATTTTGCTGTCATTACCTTCAATCGAGATGATTTTATTGAATTACACAATAGTGGTTTGAAACACGCAGGGATAATTATTTGTAAAACAGACCGAGATTATGAAGGACAAATTCAAACACTCCATGAATATTTGCAAACTCAGGATAGTCTTAATAATCGCTTGATTCGGATTAAAAAACAAAATCAAAAAGGTTCAAGTAAGCAGATGTTTGTTGTTCAAGAATATTTTCGATAG
- a CDS encoding TetR/AcrR family transcriptional regulator, which yields MPRNKEFEPEEALDKAMGVFWRKGYFDTSIDDLVQQVGISRYGLYGTFGNKQELFLASLDRYRDTFVAQLIADLETPNASLAEIQSFFETFMELSKTERGKLGCFMCNTATELALHDDRVAAKIDSHIQRLTKAFRKALSNAQQGQEFKSNINIDDFAKYLTGVTLGLCVYARSQVDPKTIESYVRVALKTLG from the coding sequence ATGCCTCGCAATAAAGAATTTGAGCCGGAGGAAGCACTGGATAAAGCAATGGGAGTATTTTGGCGTAAGGGCTATTTTGATACTTCTATTGACGATCTGGTGCAGCAGGTAGGAATAAGTCGCTATGGTTTGTATGGCACTTTTGGCAACAAGCAGGAATTGTTTTTAGCTAGTTTAGATCGCTATCGCGATACTTTTGTGGCTCAGTTAATAGCAGATTTAGAGACTCCTAATGCTTCCTTGGCAGAAATTCAGAGTTTTTTTGAGACTTTTATGGAATTAAGTAAAACTGAGCGGGGTAAATTAGGCTGCTTTATGTGCAACACTGCTACAGAATTAGCTTTACATGACGATCGCGTTGCTGCCAAGATAGATAGTCACATTCAACGTCTGACTAAAGCATTTCGTAAGGCTTTGAGCAATGCTCAACAAGGTCAGGAATTTAAGTCAAATATCAATATAGATGATTTTGCTAAATATCTTACTGGAGTAACGTTAGGTTTATGCGTCTATGCGCGATCGCAAGTTGACCCAAAAACTATCGAAAGTTATGTAAGGGTAGCGTTGAAAACACTCGGCTAA
- a CDS encoding carboxymuconolactone decarboxylase family protein, which produces MPFLPQQSLIELFNHNPKRYSPLTQLVQNVMRGESAFTAGERELIAAYVSSLNACNFCFGSHQAIAADLNVDPQLLKAVINDISTAPIEERFRPVFALVQKLTQTPSKTTQADINEVLAAGWDRQAVEDAIAVCSLFNFMNRLVDGFGFESPGQEQLMGMAKMINTQGYQAVIQTAR; this is translated from the coding sequence GTGCCTTTTCTACCACAGCAAAGCTTAATCGAACTTTTCAACCACAATCCTAAACGTTATTCTCCCCTAACTCAATTGGTTCAAAATGTCATGCGAGGGGAATCTGCTTTTACGGCAGGAGAAAGAGAATTAATTGCTGCTTATGTGTCGAGTTTAAATGCTTGTAACTTTTGTTTTGGTTCGCATCAAGCGATCGCTGCTGATCTAAATGTCGATCCTCAATTGCTCAAAGCCGTTATCAATGATATAAGTACTGCGCCAATTGAAGAGCGTTTTCGCCCCGTGTTTGCCTTAGTACAAAAGCTTACTCAAACTCCGAGTAAAACTACTCAAGCTGATATAAATGAAGTCTTGGCAGCAGGTTGGGATCGACAAGCCGTAGAAGATGCGATCGCTGTTTGTTCATTGTTTAATTTTATGAATCGTTTAGTTGATGGTTTTGGCTTTGAATCTCCAGGTCAAGAACAACTAATGGGTATGGCGAAGATGATAAATACTCAAGGTTATCAAGCTGTTATCCAGACGGCGAGGTAA
- the tnpA gene encoding IS200/IS605 family transposase, with product MKFRRERNSVTDLKVHLVCVTKYRAQVFSAPQIELIEKVFYEVAKKMNIQILEINGETDHLHVLVEYPPKLSVSKMVNSLKGVSSRRFGQAGFKKPKNGKALWSPSYFAVSVGGAPIEVLIKYIKEQNRPAI from the coding sequence ATGAAGTTTAGAAGAGAGAGAAATAGCGTTACAGATTTAAAAGTACACTTAGTCTGCGTAACCAAATATCGCGCTCAAGTGTTTTCTGCACCGCAGATTGAATTAATTGAAAAAGTATTTTATGAAGTAGCTAAAAAGATGAATATACAGATACTCGAAATTAATGGAGAGACAGACCATCTTCATGTTTTGGTTGAATATCCTCCCAAGTTATCTGTATCTAAAATGGTTAACTCTCTTAAAGGGGTATCTAGTCGTAGATTTGGGCAAGCTGGTTTCAAAAAGCCTAAAAATGGGAAAGCATTATGGAGTCCTAGTTATTTTGCGGTTTCTGTAGGTGGCGCACCCATAGAAGTATTAATCAAGTATATTAAAGAGCAAAACCGTCCAGCCATATAA
- a CDS encoding methyltransferase domain-containing protein, with protein sequence MVNDRDVFGKALLDYYHGNADACLKVFSTEAETYNLPVSVFFRPPDQLTIDRLAVSLCSGKILDIGAGTGIHTLYLQNKGVEVTALDVSRNACLVMSHSGVKNIINQDIFELESESKYETWLILGRSIGAVGNLEKLRNFFLKAKLSLTPRGKIILNSTNGERNITIIRKLQFEYQGTKSSIVDWLNIDRETLQKIAYDVGFAPEIVHIENDGNYLAVLRQA encoded by the coding sequence ATGGTAAATGACCGGGACGTATTTGGTAAGGCTTTGCTTGATTATTATCACGGTAACGCAGATGCTTGTCTGAAAGTGTTTTCAACTGAAGCAGAAACATACAACCTCCCCGTCTCTGTATTTTTTCGTCCTCCAGATCAGCTTACTATTGATCGACTTGCTGTGTCGCTCTGTTCAGGAAAGATCTTAGATATTGGTGCTGGTACTGGTATACATACTTTATATCTTCAGAATAAAGGAGTAGAAGTTACAGCATTAGATGTTTCAAGAAATGCTTGTTTAGTAATGTCACATAGCGGAGTGAAAAATATTATCAATCAAGACATTTTTGAGTTAGAGTCAGAATCAAAATATGAGACATGGTTAATACTCGGTCGAAGTATCGGTGCCGTCGGCAACCTAGAAAAACTTAGAAATTTTTTCTTGAAAGCTAAGTTATCCCTAACTCCTAGGGGAAAAATAATCCTCAATTCTACTAATGGTGAAAGAAACATAACGATTATCCGCAAGTTGCAATTTGAATATCAAGGAACAAAGAGTTCAATTGTCGATTGGCTTAATATTGATCGAGAAACTCTGCAAAAAATTGCTTATGACGTAGGCTTTGCTCCAGAAATAGTACATATTGAGAATGATGGTAATTACTTAGCTGTACTGAGACAAGCTTAA
- a CDS encoding helix-turn-helix transcriptional regulator — protein MVSYDLLETKFFIPSSKSNLVNRDRLYISLATVKWHTSNIYGKLSVKNRNQAVVKARELEILK, from the coding sequence ATGGTGTCTTATGACTTACTAGAAACTAAATTTTTTATACCATCGAGCAAATCTAATCTAGTTAATCGCGATCGCCTTTATATTAGTTTAGCTACAGTCAAATGGCATACTAGTAATATCTACGGCAAATTGTCTGTCAAAAATCGTAATCAGGCCGTAGTAAAAGCCAGAGAGTTGGAAATTTTAAAATAG
- a CDS encoding hybrid sensor histidine kinase/response regulator, whose product MKLPQLSLTTKIANYFLLLALITVSIVGGVAYFRARGALKQAAFDRLSVAATLKEQEIARWFEDQQRDFLQTTEMPDVQANLNILLNSSLTKEKQQAYQVLAYYLTRVNQIKPNLREIFILDRSNKIILSTNKEREQEYEILANITYIEQVEIGANFAPIFYVSPVTGKPAITLAKPLENRQGMILVDLDLERIDQIVREKTGLGESGESYLVGSLISKNSFIAGKSESSQAFPDGINSAGIDAAMSGMSGYGLYRNYSQSSVLGVYRWLNEQDIALLVEISQEEAFDPARKLASAIVLVGLVSVLGLLIGVNWLSLQLSLSRQQLEQSSYQLQLKAQEAEAANRAKSQFLANMSHELRTPLNAILGFSQLMSRDTSITTAQQESLDIINRSGEHLLNLINDVLEMSKIEAGKITLNNTQFDLHRLLQTIQEMFKIKAEAKGLWFKFLLADNLPQYVVSDSRKLRQLLINLLSNAVKFTQIGGVTLRAFICQSNRSLDNKAQLCFEVSDTGKGIAPEELNQLFDPFVQTASGIQSEGGTGLGLSISRQFAELMGGNIQATSIVGEGSAFAFNIQVELPDSSEVKIVSSQVQIKQLAPGQPDYRIAVVDDNQTNRLALVKLLQSVGFHPRTADNGMTAIALWETWQPDLIWMDMRMPVMDGYEATRHIKSHPDVQQTIIIALTASAFEEQREKILAAGCDDFVPKPFPEQIIFDKLTLHLGVKFIYERKSSNSSNGAENKSATPLSIRDLSPLSPDLITQLNQAAIAVDAEQIEKLIMQIPDSHQHITQAIAEMLAQYDFDAIIDLTESSIIE is encoded by the coding sequence ATGAAATTACCGCAGTTATCCTTGACTACCAAGATAGCCAATTACTTTTTGCTGCTGGCGTTGATTACCGTAAGTATCGTCGGGGGAGTTGCCTATTTTCGAGCTAGAGGAGCTTTAAAGCAAGCAGCATTTGATCGTCTTAGTGTGGCAGCAACTTTAAAAGAGCAAGAAATTGCCCGTTGGTTTGAAGATCAACAAAGAGATTTCTTGCAAACTACTGAGATGCCCGATGTGCAAGCAAATTTAAATATTTTACTTAACTCCAGTCTTACTAAAGAAAAACAACAAGCTTATCAAGTTCTCGCTTATTATCTCACCAGGGTTAACCAGATCAAACCTAATTTAAGAGAAATCTTCATTCTCGATCGCAGTAATAAAATTATTCTCTCTACTAACAAAGAACGCGAACAAGAATACGAAATCTTAGCCAATATTACCTATATCGAGCAAGTTGAAATCGGAGCCAATTTTGCCCCCATATTTTATGTTTCTCCCGTGACCGGAAAACCGGCAATTACTTTGGCAAAACCACTGGAAAATCGCCAAGGAATGATTTTGGTCGATCTAGATCTAGAACGGATCGATCAAATTGTAAGAGAAAAAACCGGTTTAGGTGAAAGTGGTGAAAGTTATTTAGTTGGTTCTCTCATTAGCAAAAATAGTTTTATTGCGGGAAAATCCGAGTCAAGTCAAGCTTTTCCTGATGGGATCAATAGTGCAGGGATTGATGCTGCCATGAGTGGGATGAGTGGTTATGGACTTTACCGAAACTATTCCCAGTCTTCCGTCTTGGGAGTCTATCGCTGGCTCAACGAACAAGATATCGCGCTGCTGGTTGAAATTAGCCAAGAAGAAGCTTTCGATCCTGCCCGAAAATTAGCTAGTGCAATTGTTTTGGTGGGTTTAGTATCGGTATTAGGACTACTAATAGGAGTTAACTGGTTATCCCTGCAATTATCTTTATCCCGTCAACAGTTAGAACAATCCAGCTATCAATTACAACTCAAAGCACAAGAAGCAGAAGCAGCAAATCGAGCTAAAAGTCAATTTTTAGCTAATATGAGTCACGAGTTGCGGACTCCCCTCAACGCCATCTTAGGGTTTTCGCAGTTAATGTCACGGGATACGAGCATCACCACCGCGCAACAAGAATCTTTGGATATTATCAATCGTAGTGGCGAACACCTGCTTAATTTAATTAACGATGTTTTAGAGATGTCCAAAATTGAAGCAGGAAAAATCACCCTTAATAACACTCAATTCGATCTGCATCGACTTTTACAAACTATTCAAGAGATGTTTAAGATCAAAGCTGAAGCCAAAGGACTATGGTTTAAATTTTTACTGGCAGATAATTTACCTCAATATGTGGTTAGCGATTCCCGTAAATTACGTCAGTTATTAATTAATCTCTTGAGTAATGCTGTTAAATTCACTCAAATTGGAGGGGTTACACTCAGGGCATTTATCTGTCAATCAAATCGCTCATTAGATAATAAAGCCCAACTCTGTTTTGAAGTATCCGATACAGGAAAAGGTATTGCTCCGGAAGAATTAAATCAGCTATTCGATCCTTTTGTGCAGACAGCTAGTGGTATTCAATCAGAAGGAGGGACTGGACTAGGATTATCAATCAGTCGTCAGTTTGCTGAATTAATGGGGGGAAACATCCAAGCTACAAGCATTGTGGGGGAAGGTTCTGCTTTTGCTTTTAACATTCAAGTGGAGCTACCTGATTCATCTGAAGTAAAAATTGTATCTTCCCAAGTGCAAATAAAACAGTTGGCACCAGGTCAACCTGACTATCGAATTGCCGTTGTGGACGATAATCAAACTAATCGTTTGGCGTTGGTTAAATTATTACAATCCGTTGGTTTCCACCCCCGTACAGCAGACAATGGGATGACGGCGATCGCTCTTTGGGAAACATGGCAACCTGATTTAATTTGGATGGATATGCGGATGCCAGTAATGGATGGCTATGAGGCTACAAGACATATCAAAAGCCATCCTGATGTTCAACAGACAATTATTATCGCTTTAACTGCGTCGGCTTTTGAAGAACAAAGAGAAAAAATTTTAGCAGCAGGTTGCGATGACTTTGTTCCCAAACCATTTCCCGAACAAATTATTTTTGATAAATTGACCCTACATCTGGGAGTCAAATTTATTTATGAACGAAAATCTAGCAATTCAAGCAATGGAGCTGAAAATAAAAGCGCAACACCACTTTCTATTAGAGATTTAAGTCCTCTTTCTCCCGATTTAATTACTCAACTCAACCAGGCGGCGATCGCTGTAGATGCAGAACAAATTGAAAAATTAATTATGCAAATCCCTGATTCTCATCAGCATATCACCCAAGCAATAGCAGAAATGCTAGCTCAATATGACTTTGATGCCATTATTGATTTAACTGAATCCTCAATTATTGAATAA